One part of the Salvelinus fontinalis isolate EN_2023a chromosome 4, ASM2944872v1, whole genome shotgun sequence genome encodes these proteins:
- the LOC129854574 gene encoding uncharacterized protein LOC129854574 isoform X3, translating into MQSYDRAVKKKCLDLSEVGGADLRDSYADNTEETEEQDLGTCVSCEVLRKSLNDLQSRHDALQVEAVNLRMERDFYKEKASQSSLFVDTFTDRDNQTHTVREVPSMAKQNGMNQQCTGMVEEPCLMEVEELCPVKVEEPCLMEVEGPCSVKVEEPCLMEVEGPCSVKVEELCPVKVEGDYDQVLIKEEEQQVQIELCSPLASQDKVTHVSQDKPTQHNNIMKATRRPCLLAQDKPIQIVNTMSLTRVVAPRPPSQVTKDKPIQLAKTNNQCSVKVEESCFVKVEVDYDQMSIKEAEQQVQIEICSPLASQDKVTNVARRLPIHVPKDKPIQLAKAVVESHLMTNHLPGSQTTAEPLQKTPLSAQRTPVAGKLIQRSITNTERDELLWLGYMKWNVHLPVSTIRTAHKFQTPRATVQYLLHAVFSQCELATSNLKGIPALGLNKLDPDKLSAIRQFVTTKFRRLDMRQCGKDWVKCRRQITSMLRNIRKEDRKMRGLSGNLCMIEKVLTDQSLPSQPSPLSFPSISQQHTAAFYSPTEEEEILCLES; encoded by the coding sequence ATGCAGAGCTATGACAGGGCAGTGAAGAAGAAGTGCCTTGACCTGAGTGAGGTTGGAGGTGCTGACCTGAGGGACAGTTATGCTGACAACACAGAAGAAACTGAAGAGCAGGACCTGGGCACCTGTGTATCGTGTGAGGTCCTGAGGAAGTCCTTAAATGATTTGCAGTCCAGGCATGATGCTCTGCAAGTCGAAGCTGTCAATCTCAGGATGGAGAGAGACTTTTACAAAGAGAAAGCATCTCAATCCTCTCTCTTTGTTGACACCTTTACAGACAGAGACAATCAAACGCATACAGTGAGAGAAGTGCCAAGCATGGCTAAACAAAATGGTATGAACCAACAATGTACTGGGATGGTTGAGGAGCCATGTCTTATGGAGGTTGAGGAGCTTTGTCCTGTGAAGGTTGAGGAGCCATGTCTTATGGAGGTTGAGGGGCCATGTTCTGTGAAGGTTGAGGAGCCATGTCTTATGGAGGTTGAGGGGCCATGTTCTGTGAAGGTTGAGGAGCTGTGTCCTGTGAAGGTTGAGGGGGACTATGATCAAGTGTTGATTAAGGAAGAGGAACAACAGGTCCAAATAGAACTTTGTAGCCCCTTGGCTAGTCAGGACAAAGTGACCCATGTCTCCCAGGATAAACCTACCCAGCATAACAACATCATGAAGGCCACCAGGCGACCATGTCTGTTAGCTCAGGATAAACCCATCCAGATAGTCAACACAATGTCACTCACTAGAGTGGTAGCCCCCAGGCCCCCAAGTCAGGTAACCAAGGATAAACCTATCCAGCTTGCCAAAACCAACAACCAATGTTCAGTGAAGGTTGAGGAGTCATGTTTTGTGAAGGTTGAGGTGGACTATGATCAAATGTCAATTAAGGAAGCAGAGCAACAGGTCCAAATAGAAATCTGTAGCCCCTTGGCTAGTCAAGACAAAGTGACCAATGTCGCTCGCAGGCTGCCAATTCATGTCCCCAAGGATAAACCTATCCAGCTTGCCAAAGCCGTAGTAGAAAGCCACCTAATGACTAACCATCTGCCTGGCAGCCAAACCACTGCTGAGCCTTTGCAGAAGACTCCTCTGTCAGCTCAAAGGACACCTGTTGCAGGCAAACTAATTCAGAGAAGCATAACAAACACAGAGAGGGATGAGTTGCTTTGGCTGGGCTACATGAAGTGGAATGTGCATCTTCCTGTAAGCACAATTAGAACTGCACACAAGTTTCAGACGCCTAGGGCAACAGTGCAATACCTTCTACACGCGGTCTTCTCCCAATGTGAACTCGCCACCAGCAATCTCAAGGGCATTCCTGCACTGGGCCTTAACAAACTGGACCCGGACAAACTTTCTGCCATAAGACAGTTTGTCACCACCAAGTTTCGCCGTTTAGACATGCGTCAATGTGGTAAAGACTGGGTAAAGTGCCGGCGCCAGATAACCAGCATGCTCAGGAACATTCGGAAGGAGGACAGGAAGATGAGGGGGCTCTCAGGAAACCTTTGTATGATAGAGAAGGTGTTAACGGATCAGAGTTTGCCCAGTCAGCCATCGCCTCTCTCATTCCCCTCGATCTCCCAACAGCACACAGCTGCCTTCTACAGCCCAACAGAAGAAGAAGAGATCCTCTGTCTGGAGAGTTAG
- the LOC129854574 gene encoding uncharacterized protein LOC129854574 isoform X1, with product MQCCVWGCKAQYRKGGGLGFFRFPTGENKIAQSQRRTWIQMVKREDPEPDLPSRVSGKLVLQMGNDWHPTTSSRICGRHFVLKKPNLHPDHPDFAPSLFLRPEDYALSPNTAQTEGKRNMQSYDRAVKKKCLDLSEVGGADLRDSYADNTEETEEQDLGTCVSCEVLRKSLNDLQSRHDALQVEAVNLRMERDFYKEKASQSSLFVDTFTDRDNQTHTVREVPSMAKQNGMNQQCTGMVEEPCLMEVEELCPVKVEEPCLMEVEGPCSVKVEEPCLMEVEGPCSVKVEELCPVKVEGDYDQVLIKEEEQQVQIELCSPLASQDKVTHVSQDKPTQHNNIMKATRRPCLLAQDKPIQIVNTMSLTRVVAPRPPSQVTKDKPIQLAKTNNQCSVKVEESCFVKVEVDYDQMSIKEAEQQVQIEICSPLASQDKVTNVARRLPIHVPKDKPIQLAKAVVESHLMTNHLPGSQTTAEPLQKTPLSAQRTPVAGKLIQRSITNTERDELLWLGYMKWNVHLPVSTIRTAHKFQTPRATVQYLLHAVFSQCELATSNLKGIPALGLNKLDPDKLSAIRQFVTTKFRRLDMRQCGKDWVKCRRQITSMLRNIRKEDRKMRGLSGNLCMIEKVLTDQSLPSQPSPLSFPSISQQHTAAFYSPTEEEEILCLES from the exons ATGCAATGTTGTGTTTGGGGGTGCAAGGCCCAATATCGGAAAGGAGGGGGGTTAGGGTTTTTCCGATTCCCTACTGGAGAGAACAAAATTGCTCAAAGTCAGAGGAGAACTTGGATACAAATGGTGAAGAGAGAAGACCCCGAACCAGATCTGCCTTCCCGTGTGAGTGGTAAATTGGTACTCCAAATGGGAAACGACTGGCACCCTACTACCTCCTCTCGCATTTGTGGGAGGCACTTTGTTTTAA AGAAACCAAACCTACATCCGGACCACCCTGACTTTGCCCCATCCCTCTTCCTTCGCCCAGAGGACTATGCCTTGAGTCCTAACACAGCTCAGACAGAAGGGAAAAGAAACATGCAGAGCTATGACAGGGCAGTGAAGAAGAAGTGCCTTGACCTGAGTGAGGTTGGAGGTGCTGACCTGAGGGACAGTTATGCTGACAACACAGAAGAAACTGAAGAGCAGGACCTGGGCACCTGTGTATCGTGTGAGGTCCTGAGGAAGTCCTTAAATGATTTGCAGTCCAGGCATGATGCTCTGCAAGTCGAAGCTGTCAATCTCAGGATGGAGAGAGACTTTTACAAAGAGAAAGCATCTCAATCCTCTCTCTTTGTTGACACCTTTACAGACAGAGACAATCAAACGCATACAGTGAGAGAAGTGCCAAGCATGGCTAAACAAAATGGTATGAACCAACAATGTACTGGGATGGTTGAGGAGCCATGTCTTATGGAGGTTGAGGAGCTTTGTCCTGTGAAGGTTGAGGAGCCATGTCTTATGGAGGTTGAGGGGCCATGTTCTGTGAAGGTTGAGGAGCCATGTCTTATGGAGGTTGAGGGGCCATGTTCTGTGAAGGTTGAGGAGCTGTGTCCTGTGAAGGTTGAGGGGGACTATGATCAAGTGTTGATTAAGGAAGAGGAACAACAGGTCCAAATAGAACTTTGTAGCCCCTTGGCTAGTCAGGACAAAGTGACCCATGTCTCCCAGGATAAACCTACCCAGCATAACAACATCATGAAGGCCACCAGGCGACCATGTCTGTTAGCTCAGGATAAACCCATCCAGATAGTCAACACAATGTCACTCACTAGAGTGGTAGCCCCCAGGCCCCCAAGTCAGGTAACCAAGGATAAACCTATCCAGCTTGCCAAAACCAACAACCAATGTTCAGTGAAGGTTGAGGAGTCATGTTTTGTGAAGGTTGAGGTGGACTATGATCAAATGTCAATTAAGGAAGCAGAGCAACAGGTCCAAATAGAAATCTGTAGCCCCTTGGCTAGTCAAGACAAAGTGACCAATGTCGCTCGCAGGCTGCCAATTCATGTCCCCAAGGATAAACCTATCCAGCTTGCCAAAGCCGTAGTAGAAAGCCACCTAATGACTAACCATCTGCCTGGCAGCCAAACCACTGCTGAGCCTTTGCAGAAGACTCCTCTGTCAGCTCAAAGGACACCTGTTGCAGGCAAACTAATTCAGAGAAGCATAACAAACACAGAGAGGGATGAGTTGCTTTGGCTGGGCTACATGAAGTGGAATGTGCATCTTCCTGTAAGCACAATTAGAACTGCACACAAGTTTCAGACGCCTAGGGCAACAGTGCAATACCTTCTACACGCGGTCTTCTCCCAATGTGAACTCGCCACCAGCAATCTCAAGGGCATTCCTGCACTGGGCCTTAACAAACTGGACCCGGACAAACTTTCTGCCATAAGACAGTTTGTCACCACCAAGTTTCGCCGTTTAGACATGCGTCAATGTGGTAAAGACTGGGTAAAGTGCCGGCGCCAGATAACCAGCATGCTCAGGAACATTCGGAAGGAGGACAGGAAGATGAGGGGGCTCTCAGGAAACCTTTGTATGATAGAGAAGGTGTTAACGGATCAGAGTTTGCCCAGTCAGCCATCGCCTCTCTCATTCCCCTCGATCTCCCAACAGCACACAGCTGCCTTCTACAGCCCAACAGAAGAAGAAGAGATCCTCTGTCTGGAGAGTTAG
- the LOC129854574 gene encoding uncharacterized protein LOC129854574 isoform X2, with the protein MQCCVWGCKAQYRKGGGLGFFRFPTGENKIAQSQRRTWIQMVKREDPEPDLPSRVSGKLVLQMGNDWHPTTSSRICGRHFVLKKPNLHPDHPDFAPSLFLRPEDYALSPNTAQTEGKRNMQSYDRAVKKKCLDLSEVGGADLRDSYADNTEETEEQDLGTCVSCEVLRKSLNDLQSRHDALQVEAVNLRMERDFYKEKASQSSLFVDTFTDRDNQTHTVREVPSMAKQNGMNQQCTGMVEEPCLMEVEELCPVKVEEPCLMEVEGPCSVKVEELCPVKVEGDYDQVLIKEEEQQVQIELCSPLASQDKVTHVSQDKPTQHNNIMKATRRPCLLAQDKPIQIVNTMSLTRVVAPRPPSQVTKDKPIQLAKTNNQCSVKVEESCFVKVEVDYDQMSIKEAEQQVQIEICSPLASQDKVTNVARRLPIHVPKDKPIQLAKAVVESHLMTNHLPGSQTTAEPLQKTPLSAQRTPVAGKLIQRSITNTERDELLWLGYMKWNVHLPVSTIRTAHKFQTPRATVQYLLHAVFSQCELATSNLKGIPALGLNKLDPDKLSAIRQFVTTKFRRLDMRQCGKDWVKCRRQITSMLRNIRKEDRKMRGLSGNLCMIEKVLTDQSLPSQPSPLSFPSISQQHTAAFYSPTEEEEILCLES; encoded by the exons ATGCAATGTTGTGTTTGGGGGTGCAAGGCCCAATATCGGAAAGGAGGGGGGTTAGGGTTTTTCCGATTCCCTACTGGAGAGAACAAAATTGCTCAAAGTCAGAGGAGAACTTGGATACAAATGGTGAAGAGAGAAGACCCCGAACCAGATCTGCCTTCCCGTGTGAGTGGTAAATTGGTACTCCAAATGGGAAACGACTGGCACCCTACTACCTCCTCTCGCATTTGTGGGAGGCACTTTGTTTTAA AGAAACCAAACCTACATCCGGACCACCCTGACTTTGCCCCATCCCTCTTCCTTCGCCCAGAGGACTATGCCTTGAGTCCTAACACAGCTCAGACAGAAGGGAAAAGAAACATGCAGAGCTATGACAGGGCAGTGAAGAAGAAGTGCCTTGACCTGAGTGAGGTTGGAGGTGCTGACCTGAGGGACAGTTATGCTGACAACACAGAAGAAACTGAAGAGCAGGACCTGGGCACCTGTGTATCGTGTGAGGTCCTGAGGAAGTCCTTAAATGATTTGCAGTCCAGGCATGATGCTCTGCAAGTCGAAGCTGTCAATCTCAGGATGGAGAGAGACTTTTACAAAGAGAAAGCATCTCAATCCTCTCTCTTTGTTGACACCTTTACAGACAGAGACAATCAAACGCATACAGTGAGAGAAGTGCCAAGCATGGCTAAACAAAATGGTATGAACCAACAATGTACTGGGATGGTTGAGGAGCCATGTCTTATGGAGGTTGAGGAGCTTTGTCCTGTGAAGGTTGAGGAGCCATGTCTTATGGAGGTTGAGGGGCCATGTTCTGTGAAG GTTGAGGAGCTGTGTCCTGTGAAGGTTGAGGGGGACTATGATCAAGTGTTGATTAAGGAAGAGGAACAACAGGTCCAAATAGAACTTTGTAGCCCCTTGGCTAGTCAGGACAAAGTGACCCATGTCTCCCAGGATAAACCTACCCAGCATAACAACATCATGAAGGCCACCAGGCGACCATGTCTGTTAGCTCAGGATAAACCCATCCAGATAGTCAACACAATGTCACTCACTAGAGTGGTAGCCCCCAGGCCCCCAAGTCAGGTAACCAAGGATAAACCTATCCAGCTTGCCAAAACCAACAACCAATGTTCAGTGAAGGTTGAGGAGTCATGTTTTGTGAAGGTTGAGGTGGACTATGATCAAATGTCAATTAAGGAAGCAGAGCAACAGGTCCAAATAGAAATCTGTAGCCCCTTGGCTAGTCAAGACAAAGTGACCAATGTCGCTCGCAGGCTGCCAATTCATGTCCCCAAGGATAAACCTATCCAGCTTGCCAAAGCCGTAGTAGAAAGCCACCTAATGACTAACCATCTGCCTGGCAGCCAAACCACTGCTGAGCCTTTGCAGAAGACTCCTCTGTCAGCTCAAAGGACACCTGTTGCAGGCAAACTAATTCAGAGAAGCATAACAAACACAGAGAGGGATGAGTTGCTTTGGCTGGGCTACATGAAGTGGAATGTGCATCTTCCTGTAAGCACAATTAGAACTGCACACAAGTTTCAGACGCCTAGGGCAACAGTGCAATACCTTCTACACGCGGTCTTCTCCCAATGTGAACTCGCCACCAGCAATCTCAAGGGCATTCCTGCACTGGGCCTTAACAAACTGGACCCGGACAAACTTTCTGCCATAAGACAGTTTGTCACCACCAAGTTTCGCCGTTTAGACATGCGTCAATGTGGTAAAGACTGGGTAAAGTGCCGGCGCCAGATAACCAGCATGCTCAGGAACATTCGGAAGGAGGACAGGAAGATGAGGGGGCTCTCAGGAAACCTTTGTATGATAGAGAAGGTGTTAACGGATCAGAGTTTGCCCAGTCAGCCATCGCCTCTCTCATTCCCCTCGATCTCCCAACAGCACACAGCTGCCTTCTACAGCCCAACAGAAGAAGAAGAGATCCTCTGTCTGGAGAGTTAG